In the Flavobacterium sp. 90 genome, GTGATTTCTCATTCTTCGAAATGACAAAGATTAAAAGGAATAACAGAAAAAAGAATTCGCGTTAATTCGTGAAATTCGTGGCAAAAAAATGTTCGTGCAGAAGAAAATCAAATCAAAATCAAATCAAAATCTTCTTCAAAGACTCCGCAATGCTTCTCCATAAAAAGTTGTAAAATGATTTTTCAGGAATACGATCCAGTTCAACATCTGCTTTTTTGCTTTTGTCGCCGGAATCATTTTTCAGTAATAAATTGGCGACGGCAGTTTTTAATTTTGCCTCTTTTTCGCGATCGTTCTTCTTGAATAATTTTACTTTTAAATCTTCATAATCAAGTGTTGCATTTCCTTTGGCGTTATTATCATTTCCATAGAAATTAAAGTGATATTTATTGAATTTTCCTGTAAAAGAAGTATTTATGTATGGCTTTGTAAAACGTTCCATTGCCACAACGTTAAAATTCGAGATAGTTCCCTGAATATGAAAACTGTCTTTTTGATCGAGTACATTAAAACTCCAATTGACATTTAAAGGCGATGTTTTCATAAACTGACAATTCACTTTTATCTTAACGTCCGGTGCTTTTGTTATACCAAAACCACTTTTAAGATTCGTCACTTGCATGTTAAAATGATCGAAATTCAAAATTCCGGGACCTTTCGAGAAATCAATTTCTTCTTCATAAACCAGTTTTGATTTAAGAATTTGAATAGTATCAATTTGAAGCGGAAACTTAATTTTTCGCAGTAAAGCGTTATAAAGATATTTTTTACTCAAATCATCTTTCGGGATTTTGTTTCGATAGATATTAGCGTCAACATGATTGGCAACGATTGATTTTGCTTTAAAAAAGAAACGTTCATTTTTAAAACCCCAATCCATTTTTTCAATATCGGCGGAATCCAATTTTATCGTGTAAATGTCTTTTTCTTTGTTTAATTTCTGAACAAATTCTTTGCGATTAAATTCAGGCAAATAAGAGAAATTCCGAATTCTTAAAAAGCGATTTTCGGTGCTGATTTTACCAATATTCAAATGATAAAATGCATTTGGCTTATAATATAGACTATCACAGATTAAAACATATTTTTCAAAATGCATTGGAATTTTCTCTTTCAGTGTGGCATCAGAAATTAAAATACCTTCCAATTTCAAAATAATATTTTTGATGCTAAGAATTGGTTTGTCGTTTTTTAATGAAACCACATCGACACTTCCTTCATTTAAATAAATATTTGAAACAGCAATTATTTTGCGGAATGGCTCGATTATTTCGGTTTTAATACTTTTGCGATTATTCAAAAGCTTTTCATCTTTTTTGTACAAGATTACTCGGGCTTTATTAATTGTGATACTTTCAGCCTGAATGATATCGCGAAAAGCTAAATCCCAAATATTAAAATGTTTGATTGTAATGGATTCAATCTTCGAAAAGATTCCGGTTTTTATTTTACTGTTTTCCAATTGATTTTTTGGATGTACCAATAAAGTTTGGGCATAAATATTTCTGGACCAAAGCGACACTTCGATTTTTTCATAATTAATGTGATAAGCCGTTTTGTTTTTCTGGTCTATAATAATGGGTAATTGTTTTTTTATCCAATAATTAAGACCAATATTGACTAAAATCACAAAAAGAAACAAAGAAATTATGCAGATTGCTATTTTTTTATAGATAGACATTTATAGTATTGATTTTAAATACATAAATTTAGACTTTTAAAAGCGGTGTTTCTTACAGGATTTTAACTTTAAGTTACATCATTACGGAATTATTTATCATTATACTTTTTTATAAATATGAGAAAAATTAAAAAAATACTGCTGGTTTTATTCGTATTGATTGTTGTTTTGGGAATAGGTTTATGTGCCTATATTTTTCATTTGAAACCCAAATATGAAGGAGAAGTTCAATTGAAAAATCTCCAAAAAGAAACCACTGTTTATTTTGATGATTTTGGTGTCCCCCATATTTATGCCGATTCTGAAAAGGATGCAATGACAGCTTTGGGTTATGTTCATGCACAGGAAAGATTATGGCAAATGGAATTACTTCGAAGAATTGCACCTGGAAGATTGTCTGAAATCTTTGGTTCTGTGGCACTTAAAAATGATAAGTTTTTCTCCGGAATTGGTATCGAAGAAGCTTCGGCGAAAGCCATTGCCAAGTTAGATAAAAACAGTCAGAGTTATAAAATGACAATGGCTTATCTGGACGGAATTAATCAATATTTAGACGAAGGTCCAACACCGGTTGAGTTTACTGTTGTTGGTGTCAAAAAGGAAAAGTTTACGATAAAAGACGTTTATAATATTTTTGGATATATGTCTTTTAGTTTTGCTATGGCTCAAAAAACAGATCCTTTATTGACTTTTGTTCGTAACAAATATGGAACTGAATATTTGAAAGATTTAGGAATTAACGGCGAATTTAATACTACGAGAATTAAGATTTCAAAAGAGAATATCGAAGAATATACTTCGATTTCAAAATCTGTGGCAGCGCTATTGGATAATTCTCCAATTCCTCCATTTGTGGGAAGTAATAGTTGGGTTGCAGGACCTAATAAAACTAAAAGCGGAAAAGTGATTTTTGCCAATGATCCGCACATTGGATTTTCGCAGCCGGCAACTTGGTACGAAGCACATTTGGTTACGCCTGATTTTGAATTGTATGGTTGTTATCTGGCTGGAACTCCATATCCGTTATTGGCTCATAATCGTAATTATGCGTATGGATTGACGATGTTTGAAAATGATGATATTGATTTCTATGAAGAAAAAAACAAAGCTGGAGATGTAGATCAATATCAGACTCCAACAGGTTTTGCAAAGTACGAAACTTTAAAAAAGACTATAAAAGTAAAAGATACTTCGGATGTGGTTTTGACGGTTAAATCAAGCCGACACGGACCAATTATGAACGATTTACTGGAACGTTTAGATAAAAAAAATCCAATTGCGATGTCGTGGACTTATACACAACAACCAATTCAGATTCTTGATGCAGTTTATGGACTTTCGCACGCTAAAAGTAAAGATGATTTTAGAAAAGCAGTGCAATTGGTTGCTGCGCCGGGATTGAATGTAATGTATGGCGATGCGAAAGGAAACGTGGCTTGGTGGGCGACGGGTAAACTTTATAAACACGATAAAGGCGTTAATACATTTTTGATTTTAGATGGCGCCAGCGGCAAAGACGATATTAAGGAATATCTGGATTTTTCTAAGAATCCGTCTTCTGAAAATCCAAAATGGGGTTATGTTTATTCGGCAAACAATCAACCGGAAGCGATAGATGGTTTTTTATATCCGGGATATTATCTGCCGGAAGATCGTGCAAAAAGAATTTCGGGTTTAATGGATGCAAAATCTGATTGGGATAAAGAAGCGATCAGTAAAATGATATTTGATAATACTTCTCCAATTGCGCCGGGCGTTGTTCAGAGTTTGATTTCGAATGTAAATAGTAATTCTGCTTCAGCAAAACAAAAAGAGGCAATTAATGTTTTGAAATCATGGAAAGGAACCAATAATCTGGAAGATGTTGCGCCAACGATTTATAATAAATGGGTTTATTTGTATCTAAAAAATACTTTTGAAGATGAAATGGGCGAGGATAATTTTA is a window encoding:
- a CDS encoding penicillin acylase family protein; protein product: MRKIKKILLVLFVLIVVLGIGLCAYIFHLKPKYEGEVQLKNLQKETTVYFDDFGVPHIYADSEKDAMTALGYVHAQERLWQMELLRRIAPGRLSEIFGSVALKNDKFFSGIGIEEASAKAIAKLDKNSQSYKMTMAYLDGINQYLDEGPTPVEFTVVGVKKEKFTIKDVYNIFGYMSFSFAMAQKTDPLLTFVRNKYGTEYLKDLGINGEFNTTRIKISKENIEEYTSISKSVAALLDNSPIPPFVGSNSWVAGPNKTKSGKVIFANDPHIGFSQPATWYEAHLVTPDFELYGCYLAGTPYPLLAHNRNYAYGLTMFENDDIDFYEEKNKAGDVDQYQTPTGFAKYETLKKTIKVKDTSDVVLTVKSSRHGPIMNDLLERLDKKNPIAMSWTYTQQPIQILDAVYGLSHAKSKDDFRKAVQLVAAPGLNVMYGDAKGNVAWWATGKLYKHDKGVNTFLILDGASGKDDIKEYLDFSKNPSSENPKWGYVYSANNQPEAIDGFLYPGYYLPEDRAKRISGLMDAKSDWDKEAISKMIFDNTSPIAPGVVQSLISNVNSNSASAKQKEAINVLKSWKGTNNLEDVAPTIYNKWVYLYLKNTFEDEMGEDNFNLFLDTSLGKQIIARQIENENSVWWDNIKTKNVKENRSDIVSKSFHEAITALAKQFGNQINDWNWGKAHTVEHEHPLGKVAALRKLFNVGPFAAPGSNEVINNQFFGFNKEGKYHVKGGPSTRRIVDFSDIENSWSILPTGQSGNPFSKHYDDQAEMYNAGKFRKMKLNKEEIIKTSTKLVLKPKGE